A segment of the Vagococcus hydrophili genome:
TTTACCAACTAAGATGAGGAAACCAACTGTTAATGTTTTACAAGATATTAACAAACAATTGTCTTCTTACGTAAGAGGGCAAGTAACAGTTGCTTTTGCAGTTGCGGTGATGTTTATTATTGGTTTCTCAATTATTGGATTAAAATATAGTGTGGCATTAGGGATTTTAGCAGGTTTTTTAAATCTAATACCTTATGTTGGTTCAGCGTTAGCAACGATTCCAGCGATTATTTTAGCCTTAGTTGATGGTCCTAAAATGTTAGTTGCGGTAATCATTGTCTTTATCTTAGAACAAACCATTGAAGGGAAATTCGTTTCACCTTTAGTTTTAGGTAGTCAGTTAGAAATCCATCCAGTAACAATCATTTTTGTTTTACTTTCTGCTGGAAAAATTTATGGTGTGATGGGCGTTATTTTAGGAATCCCTGCTTATGCAGCCTTAAAAGTAATCATTACCCATTTATTTACGTGGTACAAAGAAGTTTCAGGTCTTTATGACGAGGATATACAAAAAGATGACGTCCCAAGTTAAGGGAGGTCATCTTTTCTTTAATATAGAATAAGTTCAGTTGCTAGGAGCTAAGCGCCATTTTCACCACTTTTGTTAGTCTGGGTTCAAAAGGCAACTCCTGCAGCAACTTCAGAAACTAAAATCAATTCGAAAAGCGTGAATTATTTTTATTTTCTTCCAGTTGCTTGGAGTTAGACGCCTTTTTCACCACGCTGAGTAGTCCGGGTTCAAAAGGCAACTCCTGCGGCAACTTCAGAAACTAAAATCAATTCGAAAAGCGTGAATTATTTTTATTTTCTTCCAGTTGCTTGGAGTTAGACGCCTTTTTCACCACGCTGAGTAGTCCGGGTTCAAAAGGCAACTCCTGCGGCAACTTCAGAAAATAAAATCAATTCGAAAAGCGTGAATTATTTTTTATTTTTCCAGTTGCTTGGAGCTAGACGCCTTTTTCACCACTTTAATTAAAATACTTTAGCTAATTTTACTGCTTCTTCTTTTGCTGCTGCAATGATTGTTTCAGCGTTTTCTGGTTGGTGATCCACACCTTCGATGAAGATGTGATTAATATCAGTTACCCCCATAAAACCGAAAATTGTTTTTATATACTGTGTTGCAGGGTCGCTTCCGTGGAAAGAACCGCCATTTGATTGGATATGTAATAATTTCTTGTCTGTCGCAAGTCCAACTGGGCCAGTTTCAGAATATTTAAAGGTTTTACCTTTAACAACGACTGTATCAATCCATGCTTTTAAGCGTGTTGGAATATTTAAATTCCACAAAGCATTGGCGATAACAATTTTATCAGCATTAACAAATTGTTCTGTTAATTCGTTAAAACGTGTTAATTTGGCTGATTCTTCTGCGCTTAATTCTTGGTTACTTGCAGCTTTTCCCCAAGCTTCAAATAAGGCTTTGTCAATTTCAGGAATTTCTTCTTCGAAAATATCAAGAATTGTTACTTGGCTTTCTGGTTGGTTTTCCTTATATGATGAAACAAACGTATCCAAAATAGCTAATGAGCGTGACTCTGTAGCTGTTAATGGATGTGCTTTAATAACTAAAAGATTAGACATAATTTCCCTCCGACTTATTTATTGTTAGTCCGTAAACACTATAACGACAAATTAAAAAAAAGTAAAGTAACTTTCAGATAATTTTGTTTTTTTGACTCTAGATAATGCTTTTTTTCTAAAATTACAGTATACTATCATAGGATAAGAAGGGGAGTAGAAGAAGTGGCACAACTTTTTTTTAAGCATGGCGCAATGAATAGTGGAAAGACAATTGAAATTTTAAAAGTTGCCCATAACTATGAAGAGCAGAATAAACCTGTTGTTTTAATGACAAGTGGTTTAGATACGCGAGATGAAGTTGGAGTTGTCTCTAGTCGAATCGGCTTAAAAAGAGACGCAATTCCTATTTTCCATGAGACGGATATTTATGATAAAATAGCTTCATTACCTTTTAAACCATACTGTATTTTAGTAGATGAGTCTCAGTTTCTAGAAAAGCATCACGTGATTGCTTTTGCAAAAGTTGTGGACGAACTAGGTATTCCGGTGATGGCGTTTGGATTAAAAAATGATTTCAAAAATGAATTGTT
Coding sequences within it:
- a CDS encoding FMN-dependent NADH-azoreductase; amino-acid sequence: MSNLLVIKAHPLTATESRSLAILDTFVSSYKENQPESQVTILDIFEEEIPEIDKALFEAWGKAASNQELSAEESAKLTRFNELTEQFVNADKIVIANALWNLNIPTRLKAWIDTVVVKGKTFKYSETGPVGLATDKKLLHIQSNGGSFHGSDPATQYIKTIFGFMGVTDINHIFIEGVDHQPENAETIIAAAKEEAVKLAKVF
- a CDS encoding thymidine kinase, which gives rise to MAQLFFKHGAMNSGKTIEILKVAHNYEEQNKPVVLMTSGLDTRDEVGVVSSRIGLKRDAIPIFHETDIYDKIASLPFKPYCILVDESQFLEKHHVIAFAKVVDELGIPVMAFGLKNDFKNELFEGSKYLLLYADKIEELKTICWFCHKKATMNLRMNDNHPVYTGEQIQIGGNESYFPVCRKHYLNPPTIDR